A genomic region of Acipenser ruthenus chromosome 9, fAciRut3.2 maternal haplotype, whole genome shotgun sequence contains the following coding sequences:
- the LOC117406355 gene encoding protein CREG2-like yields the protein MRLNFIFVMILSGLHHGDSYVIVNSMSWAVTAEVEELDPSSNEETIPALLEDTGSFWKQSYPGSVINNDVERRAAPNTVDAKQISTPSRMFSYKREAVSSVDSPPPHPHDEIAKTARYLAHYSSRGFLATISTHEKIKGVPFGNIFSISDGLPDNSTGIPLFYVTPMDSSVADLMNSSLASLTFSEAEGDYCSENMVDPEDPRCARLTLTGQMVAVELGELEFAKEAMFSRHPVMRKWPITHNWFFMKLNIKQVWLQNWFGGVYMIPLEDYFKASPTKS from the exons ATGAGACTTAACTTTATTTTCGTGATGATCCTTAGTGGACTGCATCACGGGGACAGTTATGTTATAGTAAATTCTATGTCGTGGGCGGTCACGGCTGAAGTAGAAGAATTGGACCCTTCTTCCAACGAAGAGACAATCCCGGCTCTTTTGGAGGATACTGGTAGCTTTTGGAAGCAGTCGTACCCGGGCTCTGTTATAAACAACGATGTCGAGAGAAGAGCAGCGCCGAACACTGTGGATGCCAAACAGATCTCAACACCATCCAGGATGTTCTCATACAAGAGAGAAGCCGTGAGCTCGGTAGACAGTCCCCCGCCGCACCCCCACGATGAGATAGCGAAGACTGCCCGGTACCTGGCGCATTACAGCAGCCGGGGGTTTCTAGCAACCATCTCTACACACGAGAAG ATTAAAGGTGTGCCATTTGGGAATATTTTCTCAATCAGTGATGGTCTTCCTGACAACAGCACAGGGATTCCTTTATTTTACGTCACTCCGATGGACAGCAGTGTGGCAGACCTGATGAACAGCTCCTTGGCGTCTCTGACATTCTCTGAAGCAGAAGGGGACTACTGCAG TGAGAATATGGTTGATCCTGAGGACCCCAGGTGTGCCAGGCTAACCCTGACTGGCCAGATGGTGGCAGTAGAGCTTGGTGAACTGGAGTTTGCTAAAGAAGCAATGTTCTCCAG GCATCCTGTTATGAGGAAGTGGCCAATCACTCACAATTGGTTCTTTATGAAGCTCAATATTAAACAGGTGTGGCTTCAGAACTGGTTTGGAGGGGTCTACATGATCCCATTGGAGGATTACTTCAAAGCCAGCCCGACTAAAtcctaa